In the Pocillopora verrucosa isolate sample1 chromosome 4, ASM3666991v2, whole genome shotgun sequence genome, aatctacgATCTCAAAAACTGAATATAGAGCCTGGAAACGTGGGAGAAGAATTTTTAAAGACTTGTTGCCTCCAAGCTTTGCCAACGTCATACCCAGTGATATTTAGAGGCGAAGAGTTTCCTCGAAATATTTGACCAGAAATGATTGGTTGCTAAACAGCATACCTGAAAGATTTCACAGAATATCGTGAAAAAACAGATACCTGTTACTTCGTTGGAATAGTATTTTGGTGGTTCTGTGCCGCGACTATTGGCAACCCTGTCGATAAGCTGAAAATCCTCGATGAGTTTTGATCTGAAGATCTCCGCTCTTGGGGCCAGCTCGTCTGTCGTATCTTCGTTCATCTCCTCTACCCCGAGTATTCACGGATCTTTTTTTATATCTCACTCCTCATTTGGTCAGTTATTAGGTATGAAGATCCACATCCCACTGATTACTTACAGTCATTTCAAAGAAGAAGCAAGATGGCGAATTTTGAGCGTCGCAACCTCGTTCCCAGATTCTTTCCTTTCTGTCTCCTCTCTCGGTCAAGTTTTATTATGGGATAGCAAGGGTTAGCATAATATAATATTCCTTCCTGGGTATTGTTATTATGAGATGTGAGGTATCGCTTTGGTCTGGGATATGCTAACCCCTGGTGCAAGGCGGAAGAGGATGGGAGGTCAGCTCAAAAAGGAGGGGTGGGCGGGAACAAAAATCCCAGCTTTCCACGCGGCGGCCTCAATGAAAACTCGATCAATACAAATTGACTGAGCATAAGGAACTTATCGAAGCACGCGTCTTAACAAAGCATCTTTGATTGCTTTTTCAGCTCCACAAATGGTAAAGAGGTCCAAAAGGGTATAGAGCGGAAAAACCTCCACCGTTCGACAAAGCGTTTCCGTCGCTGCCTCGCCCACTTAATTAAGAATGACTGAATTCATGGCCCGCTGGTATACCTTTTTTTCCTCGGTAACATTACCCACCCTTaagcaaataaaaatcaaagaaatttgatttgCAGTTTGAGGGCATActcgaatttattttttatcggAAAAAGGAGGGGCACAATACAAAGACAATCTCTTTTCTCTCGTTGACCCCTGACCTCAAACATTTTCGTAATTTCCATAcatgaaaatttacaaatctTTTATTCAACAATTCTTGTTTCTTTGAGTGTAGAATAAAGCATTAATTGTATTTGTGTCTTTCTTTAAAACTGAATAGAGATACAGACGGACAAGTCAAGGCATGCTCTCCTTTTACTCATTTGATTCCAGCCCAAAAGTTTTCACGTCCACTAGTATTTGTTCGAAAATGAAGGCGGTATCCCAGTTTGCGAACTTTCCCCTGAAATCTTTCAATCGGACGCACCGACTGTACGTGATTTCACAGTCCTGTACCTTATCCTCCTGTACCTACTGAATGTCATTCTAATGTAACCGTCGACTTCAAAGCTCTTTGCTCTATCCAGGTACCACGTATAATGTCATTTTAATGTCACTGTCGACCTCAAAGCTCTTTGCCCTATCCAGGTACCAAATATTACCCACCCTAAtgttctttccctttttttgtgaCGCAACTGTTGAACCTTGTGAGCGTATGCGAGGAAAGAGTCTCATATCAAACCTCTCATGGTCAAGTATTCCAACACTTATGCAAATTTCCCGCTAATTTTTGCGAATTTCCTCTCAcctcaaccccccccccccccttcccccttctcAAACTTTCTCAAGAAAGGCATTTCATAAAATGGAAGACGCCGAACAATAGAGATGATGTCCATTCAGGACTTCAAAGGAACCAAAAACTTATGAATAAACGATTGAAATATTAGATCACATCTATTATCTTAAGTTTCATCGCCTTTATTCTGAATAATGAAGATGAGCAATTAGCAATTTCAGGGTCTAATATCAAAATGCAACAACGCTATAGAATGTGTAAATGAACCTCATTCAGCCTgttcaaacaaaaaagaatacGTCTCTGAGGAGgaaattttaatcaattctGTCATGATTTGAAACATTCCCACGCACGTGTTTGGTACAGGCCGGGTTATATAATCCCCATTTCGCAGGTCTTTTTACTACTTTTGAGCCCTGCTTTTTGAAGCTAAAACTGCCTGTAGTTTTTCTAGAACTGAAGTCTCACCATGTCTGAAGAAGACTCTATTCCCCAGGTTGTCATCGCTAAACCTAAACACCCAAAGTATACTGAAATGGTGGAAGAAGCAGTCAAATATTTCAACGAGAAGGGAGGCTCTTCTCGACAAGCCATAACCAAGTACATCAAAGGAAAGTATCTGGTCGGTGAGACCGCTAACAATCAGATTAAACTTGCGCTGGTCAAAAGTGTCGGTAAAGGACGCCTCGTGCAAACGAAGGGAGCTGGAGCTTCGGGCTCGTTTAAACTTTCAAAGGAAGTGAAAGAAGAggagaagagagaagagaagagacgactaaagaaggaaaagaaagctttgaaagagAAGGAGAACGCTGAACGGGAtattgacaacaacaacaagaagaagGCGAGTAAAGTTAAGAAAACCAGTAAGAAACAACCGAAGGATGTTGACGGCGAAGACAAAGAGAACGAAGAGAAAGGGCGACCAAAGAAAAAGTCCTCAAATAAAACCAAGGAAAGTACAAGTAAAAAGAAACGTGAGGGTTCTAAGGACACTGCAGTGGAAAAGAAGTCGAAGCCTAAAGCCAAAAAGTCTACGGTCGCAGAAAGCAGTGAAGGAATTATGAAAGCAAAGAAGACCAAGAAACCTGCAGCAAAGCCAAGTGCGAGTAAGACATCTTCCACGGGCAAAAAAACCAGCGAAAAAGGAAAGGACAAAACAAAAGTTCTGAAGTCTAAGAACACCACGAAAGCGAAAcccaaaagcaaaaaacaaatatgcaAGGAAGATTAAGAGTaagtttatttccaa is a window encoding:
- the LOC131784220 gene encoding histone H1.0-A-like encodes the protein MSEEDSIPQVVIAKPKHPKYTEMVEEAVKYFNEKGGSSRQAITKYIKGKYLVGETANNQIKLALVKSVGKGRLVQTKGAGASGSFKLSKEVKEEEKREEKRRLKKEKKALKEKENAERDIDNNNKKKASKVKKTSKKQPKDVDGEDKENEEKGRPKKKSSNKTKESTSKKKREGSKDTAVEKKSKPKAKKSTVAESSEGIMKAKKTKKPAAKPSASKTSSTGKKTSEKGKDKTKVLKSKNTTKAKPKSKKQICKED